The Sediminispirochaeta smaragdinae DSM 11293 genome has a segment encoding these proteins:
- the fliP gene encoding flagellar type III secretion system pore protein FliP (The bacterial flagellar biogenesis protein FliP forms a type III secretion system (T3SS)-type pore required for flagellar assembly.) has translation MKKRITVILLFLLFVVGGSSFAQERPTERSDNGITVPFIDLTVREPQSNQEVALSIQLLLFLAVITLSPSIIILTTCFLRIAIVFDFIKRSLSLQQVPPNQVMMGVAIFLTIFIMWPTGEQIYQNSFRPFADGEIGIQEMYDEAAAPLRLFMYRQMDGDHENIQLFMRMRGLGKPENFSQVPTYVLIPSFVLHELTVAFKIGILLFVPFIIIDMVVASTLMSMGMIMLPPVMISLPFKLILFVLVDGWDLITQQLILSFK, from the coding sequence ATGAAAAAGCGCATAACGGTTATTCTTCTATTTTTACTTTTCGTTGTGGGCGGTAGCTCCTTTGCACAAGAGCGACCTACCGAACGGAGCGACAACGGTATTACCGTTCCCTTTATCGATCTCACGGTTCGTGAACCACAGAGTAATCAGGAGGTTGCCCTCTCGATACAGCTTCTGCTTTTTCTTGCGGTTATTACCCTTTCCCCTTCGATCATCATTCTTACCACCTGCTTTCTTCGCATTGCCATTGTCTTCGATTTTATAAAGCGAAGCCTCTCTCTTCAGCAGGTGCCTCCCAATCAGGTAATGATGGGGGTGGCGATTTTCCTGACGATTTTCATCATGTGGCCGACGGGAGAACAGATATATCAAAACTCCTTCCGTCCTTTTGCCGATGGCGAGATCGGCATCCAGGAGATGTACGATGAGGCTGCTGCGCCTTTGCGACTCTTTATGTATCGCCAGATGGACGGCGATCATGAGAATATTCAGCTTTTTATGCGTATGAGGGGATTAGGAAAACCGGAAAATTTTTCCCAGGTTCCCACCTACGTTCTTATTCCCAGCTTTGTGCTTCATGAACTAACCGTAGCCTTTAAGATCGGCATATTGCTGTTTGTTCCGTTTATCATCATCGATATGGTGGTTGCCTCTACCCTTATGTCCATGGGCATGATTATGTTGCCGCCGGTCATGATTTCTTTACCGTTTAAGTTGATCCTTTTCGTCCTTGTCGACGGATGGGATCTTATTACACAGCAATTGATTCTCAGTTTTAAATAG
- the fliQ gene encoding flagellar biosynthesis protein FliQ, whose protein sequence is MTLGFAIELIRSAVFQILVLSGPVLLIGVGVGLIISIFQATTSIQEQTLTFVPKIAAILLALAIFGPWMLQTLKTFTIDLFMVIPRIGG, encoded by the coding sequence GTGACGTTGGGTTTTGCAATAGAGCTTATTCGAAGTGCTGTTTTCCAGATTTTGGTACTCTCCGGTCCCGTGCTTCTGATCGGGGTCGGGGTTGGTCTCATCATTTCCATTTTTCAGGCGACGACCTCGATTCAGGAACAAACCCTCACCTTTGTGCCGAAGATTGCCGCTATTCTGCTGGCGCTCGCTATTTTCGGTCCCTGGATGCTTCAGACGCTCAAAACCTTTACCATAGATTTGTTCATGGTGATCCCCAGGATAGGAGGATAG
- the fliR gene encoding flagellar biosynthetic protein FliR, producing the protein MNIDALTGGAQLLLLLFARIFAMLAVAPVMSSSAVPGIVRAVLALLSSIIIYPWVAESGYPIPEAALQYAMLLLGEVLIGVVIGFMMTVVFTVFLVAGQFFSFQMGFGASEVYDPLAQVEIPLMGQFLNLVAMLVFLINDGLRKLFLYGVLGSFQSLRAWDLLERRQQFATLAVRSMVDLFRQAMIISFPILGTMLLVSVALGLLAKAAPQMNLLMLGFPLKIAIAFFMMFVTMPFLMEAFGKMIDAGFVEMAGFLTGVVPQAGGL; encoded by the coding sequence TTGAATATCGATGCCTTGACCGGTGGTGCACAGCTTCTTCTCCTCCTTTTCGCGCGCATTTTTGCTATGCTGGCGGTCGCTCCCGTCATGTCCAGTAGTGCCGTTCCCGGAATCGTTCGCGCGGTTTTGGCCCTTCTTTCTTCAATTATCATCTATCCGTGGGTGGCTGAATCCGGTTACCCCATTCCCGAGGCCGCTCTCCAATACGCCATGCTCCTTTTGGGCGAGGTTCTCATCGGTGTGGTGATCGGATTTATGATGACGGTGGTTTTTACCGTTTTTCTGGTTGCCGGTCAGTTTTTCTCATTTCAGATGGGCTTCGGGGCGAGCGAGGTTTACGACCCCCTCGCCCAGGTGGAAATCCCGTTGATGGGGCAATTCCTCAATCTGGTTGCCATGCTCGTCTTTCTTATCAACGACGGCCTGCGAAAGCTCTTTCTCTACGGTGTACTCGGCTCATTTCAATCCCTTCGCGCCTGGGACCTCTTGGAACGCCGCCAGCAATTCGCCACCCTTGCTGTCCGGTCAATGGTTGATCTTTTCCGTCAGGCGATGATCATCAGTTTCCCTATTCTCGGAACGATGTTGCTTGTTTCTGTGGCCCTCGGTCTTCTTGCAAAGGCTGCCCCGCAAATGAATCTGCTTATGCTCGGTTTTCCTCTGAAAATCGCCATTGCCTTTTTTATGATGTTCGTTACCATGCCTTTTCTCATGGAGGCCTTCGGGAAGATGATCGATGCTGGTTTTGTCGAGATGGCCGGTTTTCTGACGGGCGTTGTGCCACAAGCAGGGGGGCTATGA
- the flhB gene encoding flagellar biosynthesis protein FlhB has product MMETLLRPFGSPFAESRWNIDLQWFAAEDEGRTEDPTEQKIRKAREEGKVAKSSEFTSSLVLLFPIVALGILAPRMFGTMEEMLRYYLSLLSEADLTGEQIVAFFRYFIRLVAPVASVAVAAALFGNIIQVGFLFTSKPITPDFSKIVPRFGKFIQRSFLSGEALFNLMKSILKVLIIGIIAYINIKNNLDIFAFFVNAPFEVAFSTIGSVAFRILVESSIALLALSLPDYLFQRRQHRESLKMTKQEIKEERKTMEGDPLIKSRLRERMRDVLNRNMIRKVPEADVIITNPTHFAVGMEWERERMVAPMVIAKGQDNMAQRIKAIAREHDVPIVENKPLARALYAEVEVGEVIPERYYEVMATILAEVYRVNGGSKVS; this is encoded by the coding sequence ATGATGGAAACATTGTTGCGTCCTTTTGGTAGCCCATTCGCCGAATCCCGTTGGAATATCGATCTTCAGTGGTTCGCGGCCGAGGATGAGGGACGTACCGAGGATCCTACAGAGCAAAAAATCAGAAAGGCACGGGAAGAAGGTAAAGTTGCCAAGAGTTCAGAGTTTACCTCCTCCCTGGTTCTTCTCTTTCCCATTGTTGCCCTTGGTATTTTGGCGCCTCGCATGTTCGGTACCATGGAGGAGATGCTCCGTTATTATCTTTCGCTCCTTTCCGAAGCTGACCTGACAGGTGAGCAGATTGTGGCTTTTTTCCGGTACTTTATCAGGCTTGTGGCTCCCGTTGCCAGCGTTGCCGTTGCCGCCGCTCTTTTCGGTAATATCATCCAGGTCGGCTTTCTCTTTACATCAAAGCCGATTACTCCCGATTTTTCAAAGATCGTGCCCCGTTTTGGAAAATTCATTCAAAGGAGTTTCCTCTCCGGTGAGGCACTTTTCAATTTGATGAAATCTATTTTGAAGGTCTTGATTATCGGGATCATCGCCTATATCAACATAAAAAATAACCTCGATATTTTTGCCTTTTTCGTGAATGCTCCCTTTGAGGTCGCCTTTAGTACCATTGGAAGTGTCGCCTTCAGGATTCTTGTGGAATCGAGTATCGCTCTCTTGGCCCTCTCTTTGCCCGACTATCTTTTTCAACGGCGTCAGCACCGGGAATCCCTGAAAATGACCAAACAGGAAATAAAAGAAGAGCGGAAAACCATGGAAGGAGACCCTTTGATAAAAAGCCGGCTAAGGGAGCGGATGCGCGATGTTTTAAATCGGAATATGATCAGGAAGGTGCCCGAAGCGGATGTCATCATTACAAACCCGACCCACTTCGCCGTTGGCATGGAATGGGAGCGGGAGCGAATGGTTGCTCCCATGGTGATTGCCAAGGGACAGGATAATATGGCCCAAAGGATCAAGGCCATTGCGCGGGAGCATGATGTTCCCATTGTAGAGAACAAACCCCTTGCCAGGGCCCTGTACGCGGAAGTCGAGGTCGGAGAGGTTATCCCTGAACGCTACTACGAGGTGATGGCCACCATTCTTGCTGAGGTGTATCGTGTAAACGGAGGATCAAAGGTATCATGA
- the flhA gene encoding flagellar biosynthesis protein FlhA, whose product MADVHTLIGRTLRNERSDMLVAIGVIVIVGMLIIPLPTVLLDLLMSFNLMLSLLIILIVLYAKRALDFSVFPTLLLVTTVFGLALNVSSTRLILSQGIDFDGKVVKAFATFVTGTSGSEGLVIGFIIFIILIAVQFIVITKGSTRVAEVAARFTLDALPGKQMAIEAAYNSGSLTEEEATRQKNDLQREVDFYGAMDGASKFVSGNVKVSILITAINVIGGLIVGTTIHGEPLAQAANTYVSLTIGDGLVSQFPALLISTATGLIVTRAISDGTFGSDISKQFTQQSRIYWIAAVCLALLGLLPGFPWYILLPLSFLSGLLAYRLGRKEIKQFEAEKSAEAQTPERSAPAEMSPVVPLDPLSLELGYGLIPLVDKDQGAELLDRITRIRREAALELGLVVPRIRIIDNMRLEPNEYCVKIKGVEVGRGSIRVGHFLAINPGTAAEEIPGEATKDPTFGLPALWISEQDRDDAERAGYTVVDGPSIVATHLTEVIKKHAFEMLGRQEVKSILDTLREDFPAVVDEVSKALSLGEIQKVLQGLLIEQVSIRNMVPILETLADFGPVSKETSFLVEKTRQTLGRQICLQYAGEERVLRVLTIAPALEQMIVDARVDTASGPVAALEPGIYRQWIRAVTNGIHTVQQQGVFPVVLCSEAARLLVKKSIQRELPEIAVLSVPEIAADIDTEGVGEINLDEE is encoded by the coding sequence ATGGCTGACGTACATACTCTTATTGGGAGGACCCTTCGCAATGAGCGAAGCGATATGCTTGTCGCTATCGGTGTCATTGTTATCGTTGGGATGCTCATTATTCCCCTGCCAACGGTTCTGCTGGACCTTCTCATGAGCTTTAATCTGATGTTGAGCCTTCTGATTATTCTTATTGTCCTGTATGCAAAGCGTGCTCTTGATTTTTCGGTTTTTCCGACCCTCCTGTTGGTAACCACTGTCTTCGGACTGGCTCTTAACGTCAGCTCAACACGATTGATCCTGAGTCAGGGTATCGACTTCGACGGTAAGGTGGTAAAGGCCTTTGCCACTTTCGTCACGGGGACAAGTGGAAGTGAAGGACTGGTCATCGGATTTATCATCTTTATCATTCTCATCGCCGTTCAGTTTATCGTCATCACCAAGGGATCCACGAGGGTTGCAGAGGTAGCGGCTCGTTTTACCCTGGATGCTCTTCCCGGAAAGCAGATGGCGATCGAAGCGGCCTATAATTCCGGTTCACTGACAGAGGAAGAGGCCACCCGTCAGAAGAACGATCTCCAGCGGGAGGTCGATTTTTACGGCGCCATGGACGGTGCCAGCAAATTTGTTTCTGGTAACGTCAAGGTTAGTATCCTCATCACTGCCATCAATGTCATCGGTGGACTTATCGTTGGGACAACGATCCACGGGGAGCCTTTGGCTCAGGCCGCGAATACCTATGTTTCCCTTACCATCGGTGATGGTCTTGTCAGCCAGTTCCCGGCCCTCCTTATCTCCACGGCCACCGGTCTGATCGTTACAAGGGCCATAAGCGACGGGACCTTCGGAAGCGATATCTCAAAACAGTTTACTCAGCAAAGCAGGATCTACTGGATTGCCGCGGTTTGTCTGGCCCTCCTTGGCTTGCTGCCCGGTTTCCCATGGTATATTCTGCTCCCGTTGAGTTTCCTTTCCGGCTTGCTTGCCTACCGTCTCGGCCGTAAGGAGATAAAACAGTTTGAGGCCGAAAAAAGTGCCGAGGCGCAGACTCCCGAGCGTTCTGCTCCCGCAGAGATGAGCCCCGTGGTACCCCTCGATCCGTTGAGCCTTGAACTCGGTTACGGCTTGATTCCTTTAGTCGATAAGGATCAGGGTGCCGAACTTCTGGACCGGATCACCCGAATTAGGCGGGAGGCGGCACTCGAATTGGGACTTGTAGTTCCGAGGATCCGAATCATCGACAATATGCGCCTGGAACCCAACGAGTATTGCGTCAAAATAAAGGGTGTGGAAGTGGGGCGGGGTAGTATCCGTGTGGGACACTTCCTTGCCATCAATCCCGGAACCGCAGCAGAAGAAATTCCGGGTGAGGCGACAAAAGATCCTACCTTTGGGCTCCCCGCGCTCTGGATTAGCGAACAGGATCGGGATGATGCTGAACGGGCAGGCTACACAGTAGTGGATGGTCCCTCGATTGTCGCCACCCACCTGACCGAGGTGATTAAAAAGCATGCCTTCGAAATGCTCGGGCGGCAGGAGGTCAAATCGATCCTGGATACCCTTCGGGAAGATTTTCCCGCGGTTGTCGATGAGGTTTCCAAGGCCCTTAGTCTTGGGGAGATTCAGAAAGTGTTGCAGGGATTATTGATCGAACAGGTTTCTATTCGTAATATGGTACCCATACTTGAGACCTTGGCCGATTTTGGTCCCGTTTCAAAAGAAACATCTTTTCTTGTGGAAAAGACCAGACAAACCTTGGGTCGCCAGATTTGTCTCCAATATGCAGGGGAAGAGCGAGTTCTCAGGGTTCTGACCATCGCACCTGCTCTCGAGCAGATGATTGTCGATGCCCGAGTCGATACGGCATCGGGTCCTGTTGCGGCCTTGGAGCCGGGAATATATCGGCAATGGATACGGGCCGTCACCAATGGCATTCACACGGTCCAGCAGCAGGGGGTTTTTCCTGTTGTTCTTTGTTCAGAGGCTGCAAGGTTACTGGTAAAGAAAAGTATTCAGCGGGAGCTGCCCGAGATAGCGGTGCTTTCCGTTCCTGAAATAGCCGCCGACATCGATACCGAAGGGGTCGGTGAAATCAACCTGGATGAAGAATGA